The Komagataeibacter sp. FNDCR2 nucleotide sequence GAAAATGTCCAAGTCCAAGGGCAACGGCATTGATCCGCTGGAACTGATCGACACCTATGGCGCGGACGCCATGCGCTTTTGCATCTGCGCGCTGACCGGCCTTGGCCGTGATGTGAAGCTGGGCCGCAAGCGGGTGGAGGAGTACCGCTCCTTCATGACCAAGATATGGAACGCCGCGCGTTTTTGCGAAATGAACGGCGTGGCCCCAGTGGAGGGTTTCCGGCCCGGGGATGTCACCTCCCCGCTGGGCCGGTGGATTCTGGCCGAACTGGCGCAGGCGACGGAAGAGGCGACACGCGCGCTTGAGACCTTCCGTTTCGATGAATACGCCGCCGTGTGCTACCGCTTTGTCTGGAACTGCTTCTGCGACTGGTTCCTTGAACTTGCCAAGCCGGTGCTGGGCGCGGGCGATACGGCGGAGGCCGTCGAAACGCGTGCCGTGGCCGCCCATGTGCTGGGCACGATCCTGCGCCTGCTGCAGCCGGTCACCCCGTTCATGACCGACCGGCTGTGGCAGCATTTCGGTTTCGGGGCCGAAGGCTCGCTCATGACCGCGCCATGGCCGCAACCCGTGCTGCTCGATGGGGCGCAACAGGCGCGTGAGGAGGTGGAATGGCTGATCCGCTTCATCACCGCCATCCGCACCGTGCGTTCGGAAATGAACGTGCCGCCTTCGCGCCTTGCCCCGGTGCTGCTGCGTGATGCCGCCCCCGTTACGGTGGCGCGCACGGCCAAATGGGCGGAAGCGATCAGCCGCATGGCCCGCGTATCCGAAGTCCTGCCGCTGGCGGGGGAAATGCCCCAGGGCGCGGCCCAGCTCGTAGTGGACGAGGCGACCCTTGTCATCCCGCTTGCCGGCATTATCGACCTGGCGCAGGAACGCCAGCGGCTGGAAAAGGAATGCGCCAAGGTGGATGGTGAGATCGTGAAGGTCGAGCGCAAGCTGGGCAATGCCGATTTCGTGGCCCGCGCCAAGCCGGAGGTCGTGGCTGAAAACCGTGAGCGCCTTGAGTCGTTTCAGGCGGAACGCCAGCGCCTTCAGGCCGCGCTGGCGCGCATTGCGTAAAACAGGACGGCAATGAAACGCATGGAGGAGCAGCAGGCATGACCGCGCACGCATTGGAGACACTGGTGCTGGGTGGCGGCTGCTTCTGGTGTGTGGAAGCGCCGCTGGCCGAACTGCGCGGCGTATCCGCCATCATGCCGGGTTATGCGGGCGGGGATCGTCCCGACCCGACCTATGAACAGGTCTGTACCGGGCGGACCGGCCATGCCGAGGTGGTGCGCGTCACGTTCGATCCGGATGTGATCTCGTGCGCCGACCTGCTGCGCATCTTTTTTGTCATGCACGACCCGACCACGCGCAACCGGCAGGGTAACGATGTGGGCACGCAGTACCGCTCCGTCATTTACTGGCAGGACGAAGCGCAGGAAAAGACGGCTTACGCCATTCGTGACGAGATGGATAAATCAGGCATCTGGCCCGCGCCCATCGTAACCGAAATCGCCCCGCTGACCCATTTCTGGCCAGCGGAGGACTATCACCGCGATTATTTCGCCCGCAATCCCGGCAATCCCTATTGCAACGCCGTCATCGCGCCCAAGGTCGCGAAACTGCGCCGCCTGTTTCGTGACCGGCTGGCCGCACCGGCCGGCTGAGCGGGGCTATCCGGCTTCATCATTCAGGAAAAGCTGGTCGGCTTCCTCATCAAAGTCGAACAGTTCCGCATAGCGTGCCCAGCCGATCAGTGTCTGAAGGGTCTGGCGGGCGTAGTCGGGGGACATGCTGTCCTCCAGCTCATCGCGGAACCGCTCGGCGCTGGCGCGGTGGTTCGGGCGTTCATCCAGCACGGCGCGGATGGTCCGCACCATGGGGATGTTGTGCAGCATGTTGTGCCACAGGATATGCTTGCGGGTGTCATGCTCGCTCTGGACAAAACGCATGCCCTCGGGCGTGAGCAGGATGTCGCCATCCTCCAGTTCGGCAAACCCCAGCAGTTGCAGCGATTCGCCCAGTGGGAACAGGTCATCGAGTTCAAGCTGCAACCGGCTGGCCAGCAGGGGCAGGTCGGCGCGGCCATGCAGCGGATCCGCCGCCAGCGTTTCCATCATGCCCACCAGCGTATTGATGGGCAGCGGCGGCAGGGCCACCGCATCGGCTGCGATTTCCGTGCGCTGGAGGGCCGGGTCGGTCATGTCCGCTTCCGATACGACCGGCGCGCGGCGGGTCATGAGCGCGTAGATCCGGTCCACAAACTGGCGGAAGGCCATGTCCTCGCGGTTGCGCGGGTGTTCGAAGGGCACCTGCAGTTCATGCGCCACCCGACCGGGATTGGAGGAAAAGATCAGGATGCGGTCGCACATCAGCACCGCTTCCTCGATATTATGCGTAACCAGCAGGATGGACTGGATGGGCAGTTTCTTCTCCGCCCACAGTTCCACT carries:
- the msrA gene encoding peptide-methionine (S)-S-oxide reductase MsrA, which produces MTAHALETLVLGGGCFWCVEAPLAELRGVSAIMPGYAGGDRPDPTYEQVCTGRTGHAEVVRVTFDPDVISCADLLRIFFVMHDPTTRNRQGNDVGTQYRSVIYWQDEAQEKTAYAIRDEMDKSGIWPAPIVTEIAPLTHFWPAEDYHRDYFARNPGNPYCNAVIAPKVAKLRRLFRDRLAAPAG
- a CDS encoding AAA-associated domain-containing protein, which translates into the protein MTQQPTAPPAHHTGAELVRIVNCRQAYHKESATDLVVLDGVNLSIRSGEIVGLLGRSGSGKSTLLRIIAGLLPPTAGEVIWKGKKLTGPADGISMVFQSFALFPWLTVQKNVELGLEAQGIPPAERLKLAEDAIDLIGLGGYENAYPKELSGGMRQRVGLARALVVRPDLLLMDEPFSALDVLTAENLRTDLVELWAEKKLPIQSILLVTHNIEEAVLMCDRILIFSSNPGRVAHELQVPFEHPRNREDMAFRQFVDRIYALMTRRAPVVSEADMTDPALQRTEIAADAVALPPLPINTLVGMMETLAADPLHGRADLPLLASRLQLELDDLFPLGESLQLLGFAELEDGDILLTPEGMRFVQSEHDTRKHILWHNMLHNIPMVRTIRAVLDERPNHRASAERFRDELEDSMSPDYARQTLQTLIGWARYAELFDFDEEADQLFLNDEAG